A section of the Bacillota bacterium genome encodes:
- the def gene encoding peptide deformylase, translating to MEIRKFKDPILRKQSLPLKRVTKEILVLADNMLETMYAAEGVGLAAPQVGVPVRLIVVDVGEGPMVLFNPRVVASMGEAVAREGCLSIPGVTGEVTRADRVIVEALSPNGSGVRRVEGEGLLARALQHEIDHLDGVLFIDKATDIVEERVDE from the coding sequence CTGGAGATACGAAAGTTCAAGGATCCGATTCTCAGAAAACAGTCTCTTCCTCTCAAGAGGGTGACTAAGGAGATACTCGTCCTTGCAGACAACATGCTGGAGACGATGTACGCGGCTGAAGGCGTGGGGCTTGCCGCTCCCCAGGTTGGCGTGCCCGTAAGGCTCATTGTGGTTGACGTGGGCGAGGGCCCCATGGTGCTCTTCAACCCGCGCGTCGTGGCCAGCATGGGGGAGGCGGTGGCGCGCGAAGGATGCCTGTCAATTCCTGGAGTTACTGGCGAGGTGACTCGAGCTGATAGGGTGATCGTGGAAGCCCTCAGCCCGAACGGCAGCGGGGTCCGGCGGGTGGAGGGCGAGGGTCTCCTCGCAAGGGCTCTGCAACATGAGATAGACCATCTTGACGGGGTACTCTTCATCGATAAGGCTACAGACATCGTGGAAGAGCGGGTTGATGAGTGA